The Klebsiella sp. RHBSTW-00484 genome includes a window with the following:
- the ompX gene encoding outer membrane protein OmpX: MNKIARFSALAVVLAASVGTTAFAATSTVTGGYAQSDMQGEANKAGGFNLKYRYEQDNNPLGVIGSFTYTAKDRTEDGVYKKGQYYGITAGPAYRLNDWASIYGVVGVGYGKFQDNSYPNKSDMSDYGFSYGAGLQFNPIENVALDFSYEQSRIRNVDVGTWIAGVGYRF; the protein is encoded by the coding sequence ATGAATAAAATTGCACGTTTTTCAGCACTGGCCGTTGTACTGGCTGCATCCGTAGGCACCACTGCTTTCGCTGCAACGTCTACCGTTACCGGTGGTTACGCTCAGAGCGACATGCAGGGCGAAGCGAACAAAGCAGGTGGTTTCAACCTGAAATACCGCTACGAGCAAGACAATAACCCGCTGGGCGTTATCGGTTCTTTCACCTATACCGCTAAAGATCGTACCGAAGATGGCGTTTACAAGAAAGGCCAGTACTACGGTATCACCGCTGGTCCGGCTTACCGTCTGAATGACTGGGCAAGCATCTACGGTGTAGTGGGTGTTGGTTACGGTAAATTCCAGGACAACAGCTACCCGAACAAATCTGATATGAGCGACTACGGTTTCTCTTACGGTGCTGGCCTGCAGTTCAACCCGATCGAAAACGTTGCTCTGGACTTCTCCTACGAGCAGTCTCGCATTCGTAACGTTGACGTTGGCACCTGGATTGCTGGCGTAGGTTACCGCTTCTAA